One Aethina tumida isolate Nest 87 chromosome 5, icAetTumi1.1, whole genome shotgun sequence genomic window carries:
- the LOC109597179 gene encoding mucin-3A-like isoform X1, translating into MPYTRMKRNFLQGLLWLYLLGFGYMALSLDNPGFLDFDNLPDTNFSCVGKVIGGYYADLETNCQMFHVCTIGQLDEPMDIRFLCLNGTVFDQETRVCERIDEVDCSKSEQFYSLNLELYGNSQAAILEESAETEAPLIIKSTIPTTTTTTTTTTTTPRPTLKTTRQPFFTSVAPHTITTPTSQQLISTHHFPVVNANSPDIRFNPEEINISLNPGAPPDIRTKPLQQSFSENSNSKLIVTTHSTFDDDSDSHIQLTTQKPKSVVSYGLTHTNNNKHQSVTPSDINFGFTFHQPEDQVEYHTESQHNYHYESNYRPSYLQHRNQFKPTTFRNDYTPTTARNKFFPNKATTARNHYIPSLKSPQTQHQSIPQHHFHQVRTEKPQRLQLPLPLLPTLSPLTFSSPAPFSLPRHIETKRYTKEHHPPPRIIISASASVSDASGRRLNYSLGQIGTAHILEQPPSSYDEYKDGDEGLDPFYHDVPKLKHRSKRSTKVLKHSDIIRTEQEAVDVLKFLFDWYKAHEQTSTITIPVSPSIITEINEELAPTTETPLAEEDKKPVPEVDQKIEPTTEVTKSRTRGRGRGKTNFLGSQLFQSKSKFNIVSSVIDDTEPKVTENQDKSIPSETNVEVEKVPIETVVVDEIYHDSTKPLAENKTNFHLESIIKEEVISTPSTTVSSTLPSLRSLIKMNHEVEEVPPIKITEDTNENTKKTSRNDVSRSNGKDKNHSNQRRRNSRRRSKKVSKPDQEPATKISVIVQIQEGDAPKTSNVDVNVTDVDPQDLKNVEEESNKQKSTSNINLEDLHQISDVKGQTSVNNSNTSIYDHLEEISSVSSVDNDDSQVSTVVNLTPATKSDNIEKIKKEKQNTTEEEVIITEQPIPVYSENTSKKVEEEIVHHRNSHRRRNSKRRKSKKANSDFEHPLEVVKESKMQEKVKITTETAVPEKFDTTTLIVIKLNPTSEYYSTEEPSLETSSSDISHKNRQSGHEQITEEHSTIKNNENIETTEILNDRIQKEDINQNMSTEVGETYTTVNPEEEIKLDSYSSTEKTSTPSTTTTEKRHFEEINNQSTHRRRNSRRRKTHSQSRSEPSTSTTENIIDTVVNTESINEFEIPKAENITDNIKENINTSHIENHNIDEEIKEKFAEIEESTFASIITNQPEPQRSRTSRKKSQNLTPQQSSTTTESIGDTILDKEKLIEFDISDNLTVAENTTSNTNSSSPEALEINEHQSNETLGKTEYTTETITTTPIQPISHRPRNSRRRTSNRNEESKLQQTNEQQNKRRRRRKKKQKDVTTKATTVSDLFSSAESSSPIVSSEDLMENPTKISEVSIKTTSKTDLEKILNENDDITLEHFNEETSEHDLYLHEDDYVNDNYEPSTYVEPHKTIESNEVNTTYKEKDDDKEKYLYDTFSTAADDYYEDFHEKYYDPSLENSPEESVELDTRKETVYDTETHIQKQDVEKGGTAKKVIFHLNGSEEAIDLKIDYHNMTKLPESTTETNPTTESISEPLMTVTTSTTSTTTTTPSAIETTSKVDRKRQRGKSTFQQQLLHELERILEVTESSMVDTTPTTPLAEFEVSEMNVTPSLSTTETPFTEKTQFEEPSTSPISTTEIPVTKNLLSEEYSAFTATTETLTEEVDKDISSTSVSTTTTTENSDTTYLPATETTQLEEIIPTTESNIATTEENIDAVQTTDEDLKVEHESTTVMSLENYVKSIEETTGSIVTTMTTTKLLDMLTDSNESSTIVTTTQGYTTDEDKVGTVQETNITTPLPITQTSSTTENVATNSRRGRGRGHSRDRSSYRNSQRRTNTRHRFSTDFTQRPTLTKSTVEQDIIDAIKLKTNAYEVTLESTSPSNVPNKIDDESNTTDAPLYKSANPTQPEQRKMPHSTTLSIIQKRIRLDRNFIFNCFNREVNKFYPDPRDCRLFHYCTPGYNKNQLLDMKFVCDFDTFFDDEKLICTKKKPKRCL; encoded by the exons tttttggaCTTCGATAACTTGCCAGATACGAACTTTTCGTGTGTCGGAAAGGTTATTGGGGGTTACTACGCCGATTTGGAAACCAACTGTCAGATGTTCCATGTTTGCACCATCGGCCAACTGGATGAACCCATGGACATAAGGTTTTTATGTTTGAACGGTACAGTTTTTGATCAG gaAACTAGGGTCTGCGAAAGAATAGACGAGGTGGACTGTTCAAAATCGGAACAATTCTATAGCTTGAATTTAGAATTATATGGAAATAGTCAAGCAGCAATTTTAGAAG aatccGCAGAGACTGAAGCCccattaattatcaaatcaaCGATCCCAACAACGACTACGACGACAACCACCACAACAACCACCCCCAGGCCGACGTTGAAGACAACTCGGCAGCCGTTCTTCACATCGGTCGCACCACACACAATAACAACGCCTACCAGCCAACAACTAATCTCCACCCATCATTTCCCGGTGGTCAACGCCAACTCACCGGACATCCGCTTCAACCCGGAGGAGATCAACATCAGTTTGAACCCCGGTGCACCGCCGGACATAAGGACGAAACCGCTACAGCAAAGTTTTAGTgaaaatagtaatagtaaacTAATAGTGACTACTCACAGTACATTCGACGACGATAGTGACTCCCACATACAGTTAACGACTCAAAAACCCAAATCGGTGGTGAGCTATGGACTTACGCAtactaacaacaataaacaCCAAAGTGTGACTCCGTCCGATATTAATTTCGGTTTTACCTTCCACCAGCCCGAGGACCAGGTGGAATACCACACCGAATCCCAGCACAATTACCACTACGAATCCAACTACAGGCCGAGCTATTTGCAACACAGAAACCAATTTAAGCCGACGACGTTCAGAAACGATTACACTCCTACCACAGCCAGGAACAAATTCTTTCCCAACAAAGCCACAACTGCCAGAAACCATTACATTCCGTCTTTGAAATCCCCTCAGACACAACACCAATCCATTCCCCAACATCACTTTCATCAGGTAAGAACGGAGAAACCTCAGAGGCTCCAGCTACCTCTGCCACTTTTACCGACGCTCTCACCACTTACGTTTAGTTCCCCAGCTCCGTTTAGTCTCCCAAGACACATAGAAACCAAAAGATACACCAAGGAACACCATCCACCACCAAGGATCATTATCAGCGCAAGCGCAAGTGTCAGTGACGCTAGTGGCAGAAGACTGAACTATTCGCTGGGGCAAATCGGAACTGCACACATTTTAGAACAACCCCCATCTTCATATGACGAATATAAAGATGGCGATGAAGGACTAGACCCGTTTTACCATGACGTACCCAAACTCAAGCACAGATCAAAGAGAAGtactaaagttttaaaacactCAGACATCATAAGAACCGAACAGGAAGCAGtagatgtattaaaatttttgttcgaCTGGTACAAGGCCCACGAACAAACTAGCACCATAACCATACCCGTATCTCCTAGCATAATCACCGAAATTAATGAGGAACTTGCTCCAACCACAGAAACTCCTTTAGCTGAAGAAGACAAAAAACCCGTCCCTGAGGTTGATCAAAAGATAGAGCCCACCACGGAGGTAACTAAAAGTAGAACTAGAGGTCGAGGTAGAGGCAAAACTAATTTCTTAGGTAGTCAATTATTCCAgagtaaaagtaaatttaatattgtgagTAGCGTAATTGATGATACTGAACCAAAGGTTACTGAAAATCAAGACAAATCAATCCCATCTGAAACAAACGTAGAAGTTGAAAAGGTCCCCATTGAAACAGTTGTGGTAGATGAGATTTATCATGATAGTACGAAACCACTtgcagaaaataaaacaaattttcaccTTGAGAGCATAATAAAGGAAGAAGTGATATCAACTCCGTCTACAACGGTTTCATCCACGTTGCCTAGTCTTCGTTctcttataaaaatgaatcatGAGGTTGAAGAGGTACCGCCAATTAAGATAACAGAGGATACTAATGAAAATACTAAGAAAACTTCGAGAAATGATGTATCTCGTTCAAATGGTAAGGataaaaatcattcaaatcAAAGGCGGAGAAATTCAAGAAGACGATCTAAGAAAGTTTCCAAACCTGATCAAGAACCGGCTACTAAAATTTCTGTAATTGTTCAAATTCAGGAGGGAGATGCTCCTAAAACTTCCAACGTTGATGTAAATGTTACTGATGTCGATCCTCAAGATCTTAAAAATGTCGAGGAAGAAtcaaataaacagaaatcaacaagcaatattaatttggaAGATTTACATCAAATCTCTGATGTCAAGGGGCAGACAAGTGTCAACAATTCTAATACTTCAATATATGATCACTTAGAGGAAATATCTTCTGTTTCTAGTGTTGACAATGATGACTCACAAGTATCGACTGTAGTAAATCTAACTCCAGCTACCAAGAgcgataatattgaaaaaataaaaaaggagaaACAAAACACCACAGAGGAAGAAGTTATAATTACGGAGCAACCCATTCCAGTTTATTCAGAGAACACCAGTAAAAAAGTCGAAGAAGAGATTGTGCATCATCGTAATTCACATAGACGTAGGAATTCCAAAAGACGAAAGTCAAAGAAAGCTAATTCCGACTTTGAGCATCCTTTAGAAGTtgttaaagaatctaaaatgcaagagaaagttaaaattacaacagaAACTGCCGTTCCTGAAAAGTTTGATACTACtactttaattgtaattaaattgaatccCACATCTGAATATTATAGTACTGAAGAACCATCCTTGGAAACAAGTTCATCTGACATATCACACAAAAATAGACAATCAGGACATGAACAGATTACTGAAGAACATTCtacaatcaaaaataatgaaaatatagagACAaccgaaattttaaatgatagaATTCAAAAAGaagatataaatcaaaatatgtcTACAGAGGTAGGAGAAACTTACACTACGGTTAATcctgaagaagaaattaaattggacTCATATTCAAGTACTGAAAAAACCTCAACTCCCAGTACTACTACAACTGAAAAGAGacattttgaagaaataaataaccaaTCGACACATAGAAGACGGAATTCAAGACGTCGAAAGACTCACAGCCAAAGTCGATCAGAACCTTCAACATCAACTACTGAGAACATCATTGACACAGTTGTAAATACAGaatcaataaatgaatttgaaattcCAAAAGCAGAAAACATTACTgacaatataaaagaaaacatcAACACAAGTCATATTGAGAATCATAATATTgatgaagaaataaaagagaaatttGCTGAAATTGAGGAGTCAACTTTTGCTTCCATAATAACGAATCAGCCAGAGCCTCAGAGATCTAGAACTTCTCGAAAGAAGTCCCAAAATCTTACTCCACAACAATCCTCAACTACAACTGAAAGTATTGGTGATACAATACTagacaaagaaaaattaattgaatttgatatttctgataatttaACAGTTGCTGAAAATACGACGTCAAATACGAATTCAAGTAGTCCGGAGGCGttagaaataaatgaacatCAATCAAATGAAACGTTAGGAAAGACTGAATATACAACTGAAACAATAACCACCACACCAATTCAACCAATTTCTCACAGACCTCGAAATTCTCGTCGTAGAACATCAAACAGAAATGAAGAATCAAAGTTGCAACAAACAAAcgaacaacaaaacaaaagacGACGTAGgagaaaaaagaaacaaaaagacGTAACAACAAAAGCAACAACGGTCAGTGATCTATTCTCATCAGCAGAATCAAGCAGCCCTATTGTTTCTTCAGAAGACTTAATGGAAAATCCTACCAAAATTTCTGAAGTCTCTATAAAAACTACTTCTAAAACTGacttagaaaaaatattgaatgaaaatGATGATATTACTTtagaacattttaatgaagaaaCTTCAGAACATGATTTGTATTTGCATGAAGATGATTACGTTAATGATAACTATGAACCTTCGACGTACGTGGAACCACATAAAACCATCGAATCAAATGAAGTGAACACCACCTATAAAGAAAAAGACGACGataaggaaaaatatttgtatgatACATTTTCTACTGCGGCAGATGATTATTATGAagattttcatgaaaaatattatgaccCCAGTCTTGAAAATTCACCTGAAGAAAGTGTAGAACTAGATACCCGTAAGGAAACAGTGTACGATACAGAAACACATATCCAAAAACAGGACGTTGAGAAAGGTGGAACTgctaaaaaagtaatttttcacTTAAACGGATCCGAGGAagcaatagatttaaaaattgactacCATAACATGACGAAATTGCCTGAAAGTACCACTGAAACTAACCCAACTACTGAGTCAATTTCTGAACCACTAATGACAGTTACTACCAGTACCACATCAACTACGACTACAACTCCTTCTGCAATAGAGACCACCAGTAAAGTAGATAGGAAAAGACAACGAGGAAAATCTACTTTTCAACAACAGTTATTACATGAATTAGAAAGAATTTTGGAAGTCACTGAAAGCTCAATGGTAGATACTACTCCAACAACTCCACTAGCCGAATTTGAAGTTTCAGAAATGAATGTAACTCCTTCTTTATCTACTACTGAGACGCCTTTTACGGAGAAAACTCAGTTTGAGGAGCCCTCTACTTCTCCTATTAGTACCACCGAAATTcctgttacaaaaaatttgttgtcTGAGGAATATTCTGCTTTTACCGCCACTACAGAAACGCTTACTGAGGAAGTAGATAAAGATATATCTTCTACAAGTGTTTCTACCACAACCACAACAGAAAATTCTGATACGACTTACTTACCAGCAACTGAAACTACTCAGTTGGAAGAGATTATACCTACAACTGAATCTAATATAGCAACTACTGAAGAAAACATTGATGCAGTTCAAACTACCGATGAAGATTTGAAGGTTGAACATGAATCAACAACAGTTATGTCattagaaaattatgtaaagAGTATTGAAGAAACGACGGGAAGTATTGTCACTACTATGACCACTACTAAACTTTTAGATATGCTTACAGATTCAAATGAAAGCTCCACCATTGTGACAACTACTCAAGGGTATACCACTGATGAAGATAAAGTCGGCACTGTACAAGAAACTAACATTACTACACCATTACCAATAACCCAAACCAGCAGCACCACAGAAAATGTGGCAACTAACTCAAGACGTGGCAGAGGTAGGGGTCACAGCAGAGACAGGTCTTCATACAGAAATAGTCAAAGACGTACCAACACTAGGCATAGATTCAGTACGGACTTTACACAAAGACCTACATTAACGAAAAGCACCGTAGAACAAGATATCATTGATgctatcaaattaaaaaccaaCGCGTATGAGGTCACACTGGAGAG
- the LOC109597179 gene encoding mucin-4-like isoform X2 — MPYTRMKRNFLQGLLWLYLLGFGYMALSLDNPGFLDFDNLPDTNFSCVGKVIGGYYADLETNCQMFHVCTIGQLDEPMDIRFLCLNGTVFDQETRVCERIDEVDCSKSEQFYSLNLELYGNSQAAILEESAETEAPLIIKSTIPTTTTTTTTTTTTPRPTLKTTRQPFFTSVAPHTITTPTSQQLISTHHFPVVNANSPDIRFNPEEINISLNPGAPPDIRTKPLQQSFSENSNSKLIVTTHSTFDDDSDSHIQLTTQKPKSVPEDQVEYHTESQHNYHYESNYRPSYLQHRNQFKPTTFRNDYTPTTARNKFFPNKATTARNHYIPSLKSPQTQHQSIPQHHFHQVRTEKPQRLQLPLPLLPTLSPLTFSSPAPFSLPRHIETKRYTKEHHPPPRIIISASASVSDASGRRLNYSLGQIGTAHILEQPPSSYDEYKDGDEGLDPFYHDVPKLKHRSKRSTKVLKHSDIIRTEQEAVDVLKFLFDWYKAHEQTSTITIPVSPSIITEINEELAPTTETPLAEEDKKPVPEVDQKIEPTTEVTKSRTRGRGRGKTNFLGSQLFQSKSKFNIVSSVIDDTEPKVTENQDKSIPSETNVEVEKVPIETVVVDEIYHDSTKPLAENKTNFHLESIIKEEVISTPSTTVSSTLPSLRSLIKMNHEVEEVPPIKITEDTNENTKKTSRNDVSRSNGKDKNHSNQRRRNSRRRSKKVSKPDQEPATKISVIVQIQEGDAPKTSNVDVNVTDVDPQDLKNVEEESNKQKSTSNINLEDLHQISDVKGQTSVNNSNTSIYDHLEEISSVSSVDNDDSQVSTVVNLTPATKSDNIEKIKKEKQNTTEEEVIITEQPIPVYSENTSKKVEEEIVHHRNSHRRRNSKRRKSKKANSDFEHPLEVVKESKMQEKVKITTETAVPEKFDTTTLIVIKLNPTSEYYSTEEPSLETSSSDISHKNRQSGHEQITEEHSTIKNNENIETTEILNDRIQKEDINQNMSTEVGETYTTVNPEEEIKLDSYSSTEKTSTPSTTTTEKRHFEEINNQSTHRRRNSRRRKTHSQSRSEPSTSTTENIIDTVVNTESINEFEIPKAENITDNIKENINTSHIENHNIDEEIKEKFAEIEESTFASIITNQPEPQRSRTSRKKSQNLTPQQSSTTTESIGDTILDKEKLIEFDISDNLTVAENTTSNTNSSSPEALEINEHQSNETLGKTEYTTETITTTPIQPISHRPRNSRRRTSNRNEESKLQQTNEQQNKRRRRRKKKQKDVTTKATTVSDLFSSAESSSPIVSSEDLMENPTKISEVSIKTTSKTDLEKILNENDDITLEHFNEETSEHDLYLHEDDYVNDNYEPSTYVEPHKTIESNEVNTTYKEKDDDKEKYLYDTFSTAADDYYEDFHEKYYDPSLENSPEESVELDTRKETVYDTETHIQKQDVEKGGTAKKVIFHLNGSEEAIDLKIDYHNMTKLPESTTETNPTTESISEPLMTVTTSTTSTTTTTPSAIETTSKVDRKRQRGKSTFQQQLLHELERILEVTESSMVDTTPTTPLAEFEVSEMNVTPSLSTTETPFTEKTQFEEPSTSPISTTEIPVTKNLLSEEYSAFTATTETLTEEVDKDISSTSVSTTTTTENSDTTYLPATETTQLEEIIPTTESNIATTEENIDAVQTTDEDLKVEHESTTVMSLENYVKSIEETTGSIVTTMTTTKLLDMLTDSNESSTIVTTTQGYTTDEDKVGTVQETNITTPLPITQTSSTTENVATNSRRGRGRGHSRDRSSYRNSQRRTNTRHRFSTDFTQRPTLTKSTVEQDIIDAIKLKTNAYEVTLESTSPSNVPNKIDDESNTTDAPLYKSANPTQPEQRKMPHSTTLSIIQKRIRLDRNFIFNCFNREVNKFYPDPRDCRLFHYCTPGYNKNQLLDMKFVCDFDTFFDDEKLICTKKKPKRCL; from the exons tttttggaCTTCGATAACTTGCCAGATACGAACTTTTCGTGTGTCGGAAAGGTTATTGGGGGTTACTACGCCGATTTGGAAACCAACTGTCAGATGTTCCATGTTTGCACCATCGGCCAACTGGATGAACCCATGGACATAAGGTTTTTATGTTTGAACGGTACAGTTTTTGATCAG gaAACTAGGGTCTGCGAAAGAATAGACGAGGTGGACTGTTCAAAATCGGAACAATTCTATAGCTTGAATTTAGAATTATATGGAAATAGTCAAGCAGCAATTTTAGAAG aatccGCAGAGACTGAAGCCccattaattatcaaatcaaCGATCCCAACAACGACTACGACGACAACCACCACAACAACCACCCCCAGGCCGACGTTGAAGACAACTCGGCAGCCGTTCTTCACATCGGTCGCACCACACACAATAACAACGCCTACCAGCCAACAACTAATCTCCACCCATCATTTCCCGGTGGTCAACGCCAACTCACCGGACATCCGCTTCAACCCGGAGGAGATCAACATCAGTTTGAACCCCGGTGCACCGCCGGACATAAGGACGAAACCGCTACAGCAAAGTTTTAGTgaaaatagtaatagtaaacTAATAGTGACTACTCACAGTACATTCGACGACGATAGTGACTCCCACATACAGTTAACGACTCAAAAACCCAAATCGGTG CCCGAGGACCAGGTGGAATACCACACCGAATCCCAGCACAATTACCACTACGAATCCAACTACAGGCCGAGCTATTTGCAACACAGAAACCAATTTAAGCCGACGACGTTCAGAAACGATTACACTCCTACCACAGCCAGGAACAAATTCTTTCCCAACAAAGCCACAACTGCCAGAAACCATTACATTCCGTCTTTGAAATCCCCTCAGACACAACACCAATCCATTCCCCAACATCACTTTCATCAGGTAAGAACGGAGAAACCTCAGAGGCTCCAGCTACCTCTGCCACTTTTACCGACGCTCTCACCACTTACGTTTAGTTCCCCAGCTCCGTTTAGTCTCCCAAGACACATAGAAACCAAAAGATACACCAAGGAACACCATCCACCACCAAGGATCATTATCAGCGCAAGCGCAAGTGTCAGTGACGCTAGTGGCAGAAGACTGAACTATTCGCTGGGGCAAATCGGAACTGCACACATTTTAGAACAACCCCCATCTTCATATGACGAATATAAAGATGGCGATGAAGGACTAGACCCGTTTTACCATGACGTACCCAAACTCAAGCACAGATCAAAGAGAAGtactaaagttttaaaacactCAGACATCATAAGAACCGAACAGGAAGCAGtagatgtattaaaatttttgttcgaCTGGTACAAGGCCCACGAACAAACTAGCACCATAACCATACCCGTATCTCCTAGCATAATCACCGAAATTAATGAGGAACTTGCTCCAACCACAGAAACTCCTTTAGCTGAAGAAGACAAAAAACCCGTCCCTGAGGTTGATCAAAAGATAGAGCCCACCACGGAGGTAACTAAAAGTAGAACTAGAGGTCGAGGTAGAGGCAAAACTAATTTCTTAGGTAGTCAATTATTCCAgagtaaaagtaaatttaatattgtgagTAGCGTAATTGATGATACTGAACCAAAGGTTACTGAAAATCAAGACAAATCAATCCCATCTGAAACAAACGTAGAAGTTGAAAAGGTCCCCATTGAAACAGTTGTGGTAGATGAGATTTATCATGATAGTACGAAACCACTtgcagaaaataaaacaaattttcaccTTGAGAGCATAATAAAGGAAGAAGTGATATCAACTCCGTCTACAACGGTTTCATCCACGTTGCCTAGTCTTCGTTctcttataaaaatgaatcatGAGGTTGAAGAGGTACCGCCAATTAAGATAACAGAGGATACTAATGAAAATACTAAGAAAACTTCGAGAAATGATGTATCTCGTTCAAATGGTAAGGataaaaatcattcaaatcAAAGGCGGAGAAATTCAAGAAGACGATCTAAGAAAGTTTCCAAACCTGATCAAGAACCGGCTACTAAAATTTCTGTAATTGTTCAAATTCAGGAGGGAGATGCTCCTAAAACTTCCAACGTTGATGTAAATGTTACTGATGTCGATCCTCAAGATCTTAAAAATGTCGAGGAAGAAtcaaataaacagaaatcaacaagcaatattaatttggaAGATTTACATCAAATCTCTGATGTCAAGGGGCAGACAAGTGTCAACAATTCTAATACTTCAATATATGATCACTTAGAGGAAATATCTTCTGTTTCTAGTGTTGACAATGATGACTCACAAGTATCGACTGTAGTAAATCTAACTCCAGCTACCAAGAgcgataatattgaaaaaataaaaaaggagaaACAAAACACCACAGAGGAAGAAGTTATAATTACGGAGCAACCCATTCCAGTTTATTCAGAGAACACCAGTAAAAAAGTCGAAGAAGAGATTGTGCATCATCGTAATTCACATAGACGTAGGAATTCCAAAAGACGAAAGTCAAAGAAAGCTAATTCCGACTTTGAGCATCCTTTAGAAGTtgttaaagaatctaaaatgcaagagaaagttaaaattacaacagaAACTGCCGTTCCTGAAAAGTTTGATACTACtactttaattgtaattaaattgaatccCACATCTGAATATTATAGTACTGAAGAACCATCCTTGGAAACAAGTTCATCTGACATATCACACAAAAATAGACAATCAGGACATGAACAGATTACTGAAGAACATTCtacaatcaaaaataatgaaaatatagagACAaccgaaattttaaatgatagaATTCAAAAAGaagatataaatcaaaatatgtcTACAGAGGTAGGAGAAACTTACACTACGGTTAATcctgaagaagaaattaaattggacTCATATTCAAGTACTGAAAAAACCTCAACTCCCAGTACTACTACAACTGAAAAGAGacattttgaagaaataaataaccaaTCGACACATAGAAGACGGAATTCAAGACGTCGAAAGACTCACAGCCAAAGTCGATCAGAACCTTCAACATCAACTACTGAGAACATCATTGACACAGTTGTAAATACAGaatcaataaatgaatttgaaattcCAAAAGCAGAAAACATTACTgacaatataaaagaaaacatcAACACAAGTCATATTGAGAATCATAATATTgatgaagaaataaaagagaaatttGCTGAAATTGAGGAGTCAACTTTTGCTTCCATAATAACGAATCAGCCAGAGCCTCAGAGATCTAGAACTTCTCGAAAGAAGTCCCAAAATCTTACTCCACAACAATCCTCAACTACAACTGAAAGTATTGGTGATACAATACTagacaaagaaaaattaattgaatttgatatttctgataatttaACAGTTGCTGAAAATACGACGTCAAATACGAATTCAAGTAGTCCGGAGGCGttagaaataaatgaacatCAATCAAATGAAACGTTAGGAAAGACTGAATATACAACTGAAACAATAACCACCACACCAATTCAACCAATTTCTCACAGACCTCGAAATTCTCGTCGTAGAACATCAAACAGAAATGAAGAATCAAAGTTGCAACAAACAAAcgaacaacaaaacaaaagacGACGTAGgagaaaaaagaaacaaaaagacGTAACAACAAAAGCAACAACGGTCAGTGATCTATTCTCATCAGCAGAATCAAGCAGCCCTATTGTTTCTTCAGAAGACTTAATGGAAAATCCTACCAAAATTTCTGAAGTCTCTATAAAAACTACTTCTAAAACTGacttagaaaaaatattgaatgaaaatGATGATATTACTTtagaacattttaatgaagaaaCTTCAGAACATGATTTGTATTTGCATGAAGATGATTACGTTAATGATAACTATGAACCTTCGACGTACGTGGAACCACATAAAACCATCGAATCAAATGAAGTGAACACCACCTATAAAGAAAAAGACGACGataaggaaaaatatttgtatgatACATTTTCTACTGCGGCAGATGATTATTATGAagattttcatgaaaaatattatgaccCCAGTCTTGAAAATTCACCTGAAGAAAGTGTAGAACTAGATACCCGTAAGGAAACAGTGTACGATACAGAAACACATATCCAAAAACAGGACGTTGAGAAAGGTGGAACTgctaaaaaagtaatttttcacTTAAACGGATCCGAGGAagcaatagatttaaaaattgactacCATAACATGACGAAATTGCCTGAAAGTACCACTGAAACTAACCCAACTACTGAGTCAATTTCTGAACCACTAATGACAGTTACTACCAGTACCACATCAACTACGACTACAACTCCTTCTGCAATAGAGACCACCAGTAAAGTAGATAGGAAAAGACAACGAGGAAAATCTACTTTTCAACAACAGTTATTACATGAATTAGAAAGAATTTTGGAAGTCACTGAAAGCTCAATGGTAGATACTACTCCAACAACTCCACTAGCCGAATTTGAAGTTTCAGAAATGAATGTAACTCCTTCTTTATCTACTACTGAGACGCCTTTTACGGAGAAAACTCAGTTTGAGGAGCCCTCTACTTCTCCTATTAGTACCACCGAAATTcctgttacaaaaaatttgttgtcTGAGGAATATTCTGCTTTTACCGCCACTACAGAAACGCTTACTGAGGAAGTAGATAAAGATATATCTTCTACAAGTGTTTCTACCACAACCACAACAGAAAATTCTGATACGACTTACTTACCAGCAACTGAAACTACTCAGTTGGAAGAGATTATACCTACAACTGAATCTAATATAGCAACTACTGAAGAAAACATTGATGCAGTTCAAACTACCGATGAAGATTTGAAGGTTGAACATGAATCAACAACAGTTATGTCattagaaaattatgtaaagAGTATTGAAGAAACGACGGGAAGTATTGTCACTACTATGACCACTACTAAACTTTTAGATATGCTTACAGATTCAAATGAAAGCTCCACCATTGTGACAACTACTCAAGGGTATACCACTGATGAAGATAAAGTCGGCACTGTACAAGAAACTAACATTACTACACCATTACCAATAACCCAAACCAGCAGCACCACAGAAAATGTGGCAACTAACTCAAGACGTGGCAGAGGTAGGGGTCACAGCAGAGACAGGTCTTCATACAGAAATAGTCAAAGACGTACCAACACTAGGCATAGATTCAGTACGGACTTTACACAAAGACCTACATTAACGAAAAGCACCGTAGAACAAGATATCATTGATgctatcaaattaaaaaccaaCGCGTATGAGGTCACACTGGAGAG